DNA from Xanthomonas hyacinthi:
CATATTGCCAATAAAGTATTTTAAGGTTCAATAGCAAGATTCAGACCTGGCACCAGGAGATCGGCTAAGCCATACCCGCTAAACTTTCCGAACTCAAGCGCTCTCTCACGAACTCGGCTTCAAACGTATCAAGCAAACTTAGAATCATCCTCGCGGATTCTGTGGAGTGATGGCAATCACCTCGGGCTTCGTACCACTTGCAGATAAGGCGGATCTTGTCGAGGCCAGATGCGGAGTCCGTATAACTAATACCGGGACGCTGGGTGACGCGATCTTCGATCAGTACTAGCGGAATTCCTTTCTGAGCAACCGAATCCGCAGTATCCACCCAATCTGCCGCCTTTTCGTCAATCCTATCGAGATGACTTAGCATGTGGAACGCACGTTTTGTACCATCCTTGCACGGCCGGCACTTGCCACAGGAGTTGTCGTAGTAGAACTTCGCTAACTTTCTCGTGATGCTTACTATTGATGAGTTACCCGACACTACTATGACTACACCACCGCCCAAGCTTCCACCGACCCCACTAAGACTATCGTAATCCAGAGGGGTATCCAAGGAATCGGGGCCCAGCGCAGTGCCCCCCACTCCCCCGACCAGCACAGCCTTCAACCCCAAGTTCCCCACAACTCCACCACCATACTCATTAATCAACGTACCCAGCCGCGTACCTAACGGCAATTCATAAATTCCCGGCCTCTCCACCTCTCCGCTCAGGCAAAAGACGAGCGTGCCACTGGGATACTTCGTACCGACCTCTCGGAATCGCTCCGGCCCACACTTAATCGCAAAAAAAGCCTGAAGCACTGTTTCCAGATTATTAATAACCGTCGGCGCCCCTTCGAGACCTGATCTCGTCGGTATAGGGGGTTTCCCGCATGGCCTCCCTGGGCGCCCAGCAAGGAGCTCCAGCAACGCCGTTTCTTCACCGGCTATATAACTCTCGCTCAACCGGCGCACTCTAATTTCAGGTAATCCGTTCTCCGTCCTCAACAAGGAGCGAAATCTAGCTTCTTCCAGCGCACTCTCCAGCAGCAACTGTTCTCGTTCCAAAGATGCACCAAGGCAAATGATAGCTACCGTTGCCCCTATAACAGCAGCGGCTAAGGCGACAGCCTCAAGGACTCCATGAGGATTTAACTCAATTAAAAATCTTTCCTTGAATCCACCTGGCTGACCAGAATGCGCGTTGCACACGAAGAACTTATTGTCCGAGTTGCTTCTCTTCACCTGCATCCATTTCTCAGCAGTCGGGAATCCGCCTCCCGCCCTGCCGCGCAGACGAGCAGCGCTAAGAAGCGCCAGCGCTCTCTCTTGCTCACCTTCCCCCAGCATCCGGGACAATGTTGCATATCCGCCAATCGCTAGATAACCATCGAGTCCGCCCTCCCCCCCTCGAGCATGATCCTGCAATAGCCTCCCCTTGAAGACCACTTTCGGGGAAGGCGGATTTCCCTCAAGATCCAAGCGCATCACTTGTTCCTCAAGAACCCGTCAAATTAGACGAAGATGCCCTCCGAGATCGATCCAAACACTCTTTGCCAAAAGCCTGCTTCGGAGAGTTTACTTTGGATAAATCGCGGCCCTTTGCACAGCATATTAAATATTACTTCCCACTTACTTTACGCATAGGCCAGTCATAAGGATTTCTTGGACTGTCGCCGTACCCGACCATTGCCGAATTATTCTTTAGCGAATATTCAGCATCCACACTAACCCATGCGGGACTTTCACTATCGCCAACTATAGGGCTAGATGTTTCAAGCACGAAATTCGTCCCATCCGCAGAGAACTTGAGTTCTGCCCCTTCGAATCGGCCACTCAGCTTCGCACCAGGGAATTTGGTCGGCGCAACGGTTACCAATCCGGAGCCGGGAATGTAAAAGAATATATATCCAGGCTCGGATCGGACCAGGGAAAATCTGTCCAGAACCAACTCTTTCTCCCTATACAATCGTCCATCAGATATATGAAGCCCCGTTTGGCTCGATGAAAACAACGATGATGACGGCGCGGCGGTCACAGAGAAAATCGTCAAGACCAATCCTGTATATAATCCAAGGCTCTTCATAAATAACCTCTTATCGGACCATTTTTGCCTGGAATCTCACCACGGGGGGGGGGGGGCTGGGGCATGAATGCCCCAGGCCCCTTTTGCTTTGCAGCTGTCAAAGCGGATTAATTCAGCACCGCACCGCTTCCGCCGCCACCGCCGGCACCACCACCCTGGCAAGCACAACCGCAGCCACATGAAACTGCTGCCGCTTCCAGATCCTGCGTTCCTGCAAACACTTGAGGTTCGAACATTGCCAGTTCCTCCTACGTTTACATAACACCAATAGACCGTACCCATTGCACGGTCCGCCCTACCGCCTCGCCATCCCACGGCTTACGCGCATACACTTTCCGTGGATTGAAGCGGCAATTCGCAGTTTGCCCACATGCGATCAATTGCGAGCTTCTCCAAGTGTCTGCAGTACAATTCGTTGTGCTTGTCGAATACACCATAGACATTGTAAGCGGTAGCTCGACAACCGCCGTTGCAAAAATACTTAACGTCGCAGTGCTTGCAAACTTCCAAGTTGTCCACCACTGTCCCCCTGACTCGCTGCATTACCGGAGATGCGTCGTAAATATCCTTCACATCTGCGTCCCGGACGTTGCCGCAAATGAATTCATCAAAGTGCATCGTCTGGCATGGGTACACAAAGCCCGCCGGATCGATGCTAAATTCGCCTTCACCAACCCCACAATGATTTCTTGGCACAACGGGTGATGGCGCTGATTCTTGCACCGCTGCCGGCGCTCTTCCTCTCAGGTACTCCCTAGTTCGGTTCTGAGCATCCCCCCATTCATCCAGCGTCGGAATCTGCTGTAAATTCAGCTCCTGATGATCTCCGGCCTGAAATAGAATCGGGGCAAGACCATCGACGCCGAGATCATCCAGCGCGTACTCATATATTTCCTTCATGAATCCGATGTTCTTGTCCGTGAGTGCGGGCACTAGAGAAATAATTGGTCGCCGTTGATTGCGCCTATTTCGCGTTTCAACAAGATCGTTCACTAATGACAGCTGAGGTCGTCGCCTGCTTTTCCTGCATCTCCGCACTGAGTGCGCGCATACGCTTATTGGCGAAAAAACGGATGCAGCCGAATGGAATGACTGTGAACAGCAACACGAAACCCATTTGATAATGGATATTAAGAATTATCGCGGCACCGACAAGAAAAGTTAGCGCATTCACGGCGATAGTAATGAACGTTCTAACCAAAGCGCCCTCTATCGCTCGAGAGTCGTTCATTACCCGCGACTGCAAGTAAGTCGAATGCTTCTTTGTATAAAATCTTAGTGGCAGTGCCTGAAGGTGTCGATACAGGCGCGCTTGAATATCAAGAATGATGGATTCTTTAAGTTGCAGAGTCACGTTTTCGTTGATGTAGGAAAAAACGTGACGCAGGATGACGAGCGCTACTAGCGCCAATGTGAGTTGATTAACAATGCTAAACGGCTGCGCTCCGACGACGACGTCGATGATCCGCATCGTCAGCAGCGGCACGGGTAGCTGGAGAAGCACGGACATCACCATTAGGCTGGCCGCGAGAACTACCGCCGACCATTGGCGCCCTACAAAGTCGTGCCAGAAACGCTTCAGCAGCAGCAGCAGGGGCTGCTCTGCCAGATCATCCTTGGATCCGGAGTTGAGAAAGCGCCCCCCCATGTGAATTCTCCATGAATGACTTCAGCTTTTTGTCTCTATATCAAATTCCAGAACGCGAGTCAAGCACCGCCTCTCTAATATGCTTAAGGCTTGGACCCCATCACGTCAGCGTAGGCACTCACACCATCACTTCTGGCCATGGTGTGCGATCACGGGCAATGGCGTTGAGGCGGATAAGCAGCACGCGCATGCATGCGGTGATGGCGACCTTGGCGGGCTTGCCGCGTGCCCGTAACTGTTGATAGCGCTCCTTGAAGGAGGCTTGGGTGCGCACGACGCTCCAACAGGCCATGTACAGCACTCGTCGGATCGGGGCACGCCCGCCGCGGATGCGGCGTTTGCCACGGTGCTGCCCGCTGTCCACGGTGTAGGGAGCCAGCCCGACCAGGGCTGCGATCTGGCGGCGGTCCAGCATTCCCAGCTCGGGCAGGTAGGCGATCAGGCTGGCCGTGGTGACCTCGCCGATGCCGGGAACCTCGCTCAGGGAGTGCGCCAGTGCATCGTCGAGCTGGTGCTGCAGCTGCTTGATCGCCTGGTTCATCCGCTGGATACGGCGGCGCAAGTCGCCGATCTGCTCGATCAGGCACGCGCGTACCAGAGCCATGGTCGCCTGATGCAACCGGCGGCGCTCGTCGTCGCGTTGCTGGACCAGTTGCTCGCGGCGCTGGACCAGCATGCGCAATTGCTCGCGCAAGGGATCAGGAGCCGGCGCGGGCGCTTGCACCAGTTGGGCCATGCGCGCCAGCAAGGCCGCATCCAACGGATCGGTCTTAGCGGTTGTACCCAAGGCCGTGGCGAAGGCGCGTGCCCGGCGCGGATTGATCCGGGTCACCGGGATGCCTGCCGTGGCCAGGGCGGTCATGACCGCCCGTTCATAGCCGCCAGTGGCCTCCAGCAAGACATTGCCGATGCACTGGCCGGCGAGATGGTCGCACAGGCGCTGATGGCCTGGGGGGGTGTTGGGAAAGGAAAACAACTGGTCCAGGGGAAGCAGGTGGACGGCCAAGGTGTCCTTGGCCACATCGATACCAATCCAAAGAGACATAAGCGTTAGGTAGACTAAGGGACAGGAGAGAGCTGCCTCGTGGCTGCCCACGCTTGTGAAGTTCGAGCGAGAGCTCGTTCAACTGTTCGGGCTAGGCAACGAGGTCGATGTGCGGCCGCCCTGGCTCCTACACGTGCTCGAACACCGCGGCCTGTCGGCGTGCCGCACATCGCTCTCCACTCAAACTTTAAAGCAACTTCCAGACACAAGCGGCTCTCGTCCCCTTTTCGGGATCAGCCGCGACCGGATGTCACTGGTAACGCCCGGTCGCGGCTGAAGCCGCTCCTACAGGAAGCGCAAGACGTGCGTCGGGCGTGCCGCACTGGCCGCCACGCCACGGCATCGCGATAATGCGCCGCTTCGTCCCGTCCACAGCGTCGCCTTCCGTGCATCCGTCCTCCTCGCCATCCCCCGCGTTCGCCGCGCTGACCCCGCGCGCGCTGTTGCTGGCGGTGCTGGCGATGGGCGCGGTGGTGTTGCTGTCGAACGTGCTGGTGCAGTTTCCGATCAACGACTGGCTGACCTGGGGCGCCTTCAGCTATCCGCTGGCGTTCCTGGTCAGCAACCTGATCAATCGCCGCTTCGGTCCGCATGCGGCGCGGCGCGTGGCCTGGTGCGGTTTCGCGCTGGCGGTGCTGTTGTCGATCTGGATCGCCACCCCGCGCATCGCCGCCGCTTCGTGCACCGCGTTCATCGCCGCGCAGCTGCTCGACATCGCCGTGTTCGACCGCCTGCGCCGCAGCCGCTGGTGGCACGCGCCGATCGTGGCCACCACCTGCAGCGCGACGCTGGACACCGCGATCTTCTGGTCGATCGGCTTCGCCGGCTCGGCGCTGCCGTGGCTCAGCTGGGCCGCCGGCGACCTGGCGGTGAAGCTGGGCATCGGCGTGTTCCTGCTGGCGCCGTTTCGCGCGCTGCTGTGGCGGACGGCGCCGCCGGCCACGCTCGATGCGTCGGCCAGGCGGCCGCGCCCTAAGGCCTGAGCAAATCGCGGCACTCAAGGTGCGACTGGACGACTTGGTTGCGTAGACATGGCGGCATGCCCCTGCAGCCGCCGCTTGCCCACATCTCACGGTCCGTCCAAACCTCGATCGCCTGGCCGCCGCCCAACCCAGCAGCCGCGCAGCGATCTATAGCCCGCTGCGCCCCGGCCCGAACGCCAGCCCCCTGGCCTGCGCCGCGGCGGTGATCGCCGCGCGCGCTCGCTCGATCGCCCCCGTGCTCGCGGTCAGCCGCGGGCGCCGGTCCAGCGTGCAGGCCAGGCCGGCATCGACCAGCGTCGCGTGCGCGGCGTGCAGGCCTTGCGCGGCGTCCGCCGTCAGCCAGCCGCTGGCGGCCAGCGCATCGATCAGCGCCGGCGTATCGCGTGGCGCAGTCAACTCAGGATGTTGCGCGGCGCCGAGCAGCACGCCGGCCTGCAGCAGGAACTCCAGGTCGACCAAACCGCCGGCGCCCTGTTTCAGGTCGAAGCGTGCGGCATCGCTGCGGTCCAGTTCGGCGCGCATGCGCGCGCGCATCTTGCGCACTTCCTCGCGCAATTGCGCCGCGTCGCGCGGGCGCGCCAGGGTCTGCGCCCGCACCTGCTCGAAGCGCTGCAGCAGGTCGGCATCGCCGGCCACGCCGCGCGCGCGTACCAGCGCCTGGTGCTCCCAGGTCCAGGCGCGCTCGCGCTGGTACTCGGTATAGCTGGCCAGCGACGACACCAGTGCGCCCTTGCCGCCGTCCGGGCGCAGGCGCACGTCGATGTCGTACAGGCGGCCGCCGCCGGTAACCGCGCCGAGCAGGGCGATCACCTTCTGCGCCAGCCGCGCGAACCAGCGCCCGCTCTCCAGCGGACGCGGCCCGGCGGAGGCCTCCACGCCGGCGGCATGGTCGTACAGGAACACCAGGTCCAGGTCCGAGCCGATGCCCAGTTCGATGCCGCCGAGGCTGCCGTAGCCGACGATCGCAAAGCTGCCGCCAGGCACTTCGCCATGCGCCGCGGCCAGCTCGGCGCGGGCCAGGCGCAGCACCGTCAGCACCACGCCTTCGGCCAGTTCCGCGAGTTGGCGGGCGCTGTGCACCGCCGGTTGGCGCCGGTCCAGCGCGGCCAGGGCGATGCGGAAGCTCAGCGCCTGGCGCGCTTCGTTGAGGCCGCGCAGCGCGGCTTCCGCGTCGTCGCCGGCGGCGGCGACCGCGCTGTCGCACAGCCGCTGCATCGCTGCCCGATCCGGCATCGACCCGGCGACGCGGCTGTCGAGCAGTTCGTCGAGCAGCAAGGGATGCGCCAGCAGGCGTTCGGACAGGAAGGCGCTGCGCGCGAGCACATCGACCAACCGCGCCAGCGCACTGGGCTGTTCGTCGAGCAAGGCCAGATAACTGGCGCGGCGCAGGATCGCCTGCAGCAGGCCGAGTACGCGGTGCAACGCGGCATCGGCCTGCGGCGAGCGCGCGGCGGCGTGCAGCAGCGCCGGCAGCACCCGGTCCAGGCGCGCGCGCGCTGCGTCCGACAGCGTGCGCACGCCCAGCGACTGCACGAAGCCGCGCAGCGCCTGGTCGGCGCCCTCGGCATCGGCGAAGCCAGCCGCGGCCAGCACCTGCGCGCCGGCCTGGTGCGGCAGGCCGCGCCAGTAGCTGGTCAGCGCATCCGGCGCCACCGCCTGCACCCGCGGCGCCAGCAACTCGGCGAATTCGGCGGCGACGCGGTCGCGCTGCACCTGCAGCGCGGCGTACAACTGCGCCCAGTCGGCGTAACCGAGACCAAGCGCGATGCGCGCGCGGTCCAGCGCAGCCTCGGGCAGCGCATGGGTCTGTGCGTCGCGCAGCATCTGCAGGCGGTTCTCGACCTGGCGCAGGAAGCGGTAGGCCTGGGCCAGCGCCGCGCCATCCGCGGCCGCGACCTGGCCGCCGGTGACCAGCGCCTGCAACGCCGGCAGCAAGCGGCGCTCGCGCAGCGCCGGTTCGCGGCCGCCGCGGATCAGTTGCAGCGACTGCACCAGGAACTCGATCTCGCGGATCCCGCCGGGGCCGCGCTTGATGTCGTCCAGGCGGTCGTGGCGCGCGACCTCGGCGGTGATCGCCGCCTTCATCTCGCGCAGCCCGTCGAGCGCGGTGAAGTCGAGGTAGCGCCGGTACACGAACGGGCGCAGCGTCTGCAGCCAGTCCTCGCCGGCGGCGCTGTCGCCGGCCACTGCGCGCGCCTTCAACCACGCATAGCGCTCCCAGTCGCGGCCTTCGCGCTGGAAGTAGTGATCCATGCCGGCGAACGACAGCGCCACCCGCCCGGCGCTGCCGAACGGGCGCAGGCGCAGGTCCACGCGATGCGAGAAGCCATCGGCGGTGGTCTCGTCCAGCAGCCGCGCCAGGCGCTGGCCGAGGCGCGCGAAATATTCCTCGGCGGCGAGCGGACGCGCGCCATCGGACTCGCCGCCCTGCGGATAGGCGTAGACCAGGTCCACATCCGAGGAGAAGTTCAGCTCGCCGCCGCCGAGCTTGCCCAGGCCGAACACCACCAGCCGCTGCACG
Protein-coding regions in this window:
- a CDS encoding NADH-ubiquinone oxidoreductase-F iron-sulfur binding region domain-containing protein, which encodes MRLDLEGNPPSPKVVFKGRLLQDHARGGEGGLDGYLAIGGYATLSRMLGEGEQERALALLSAARLRGRAGGGFPTAEKWMQVKRSNSDNKFFVCNAHSGQPGGFKERFLIELNPHGVLEAVALAAAVIGATVAIICLGASLEREQLLLESALEEARFRSLLRTENGLPEIRVRRLSESYIAGEETALLELLAGRPGRPCGKPPIPTRSGLEGAPTVINNLETVLQAFFAIKCGPERFREVGTKYPSGTLVFCLSGEVERPGIYELPLGTRLGTLINEYGGGVVGNLGLKAVLVGGVGGTALGPDSLDTPLDYDSLSGVGGSLGGGVVIVVSGNSSIVSITRKLAKFYYDNSCGKCRPCKDGTKRAFHMLSHLDRIDEKAADWVDTADSVAQKGIPLVLIEDRVTQRPGISYTDSASGLDKIRLICKWYEARGDCHHSTESARMILSLLDTFEAEFVRERLSSESLAGMA
- a CDS encoding SPASM domain-containing protein, which codes for MNDLVETRNRRNQRRPIISLVPALTDKNIGFMKEIYEYALDDLGVDGLAPILFQAGDHQELNLQQIPTLDEWGDAQNRTREYLRGRAPAAVQESAPSPVVPRNHCGVGEGEFSIDPAGFVYPCQTMHFDEFICGNVRDADVKDIYDASPVMQRVRGTVVDNLEVCKHCDVKYFCNGGCRATAYNVYGVFDKHNELYCRHLEKLAIDRMWANCELPLQSTESVCA
- a CDS encoding ABC transporter transmembrane domain-containing protein, translated to MGGRFLNSGSKDDLAEQPLLLLLKRFWHDFVGRQWSAVVLAASLMVMSVLLQLPVPLLTMRIIDVVVGAQPFSIVNQLTLALVALVILRHVFSYINENVTLQLKESIILDIQARLYRHLQALPLRFYTKKHSTYLQSRVMNDSRAIEGALVRTFITIAVNALTFLVGAAIILNIHYQMGFVLLFTVIPFGCIRFFANKRMRALSAEMQEKQATTSAVISERSC
- a CDS encoding IS110 family transposase → MSLWIGIDVAKDTLAVHLLPLDQLFSFPNTPPGHQRLCDHLAGQCIGNVLLEATGGYERAVMTALATAGIPVTRINPRRARAFATALGTTAKTDPLDAALLARMAQLVQAPAPAPDPLREQLRMLVQRREQLVQQRDDERRRLHQATMALVRACLIEQIGDLRRRIQRMNQAIKQLQHQLDDALAHSLSEVPGIGEVTTASLIAYLPELGMLDRRQIAALVGLAPYTVDSGQHRGKRRIRGGRAPIRRVLYMACWSVVRTQASFKERYQQLRARGKPAKVAITACMRVLLIRLNAIARDRTPWPEVMV
- a CDS encoding queuosine precursor transporter: MHPSSSPSPAFAALTPRALLLAVLAMGAVVLLSNVLVQFPINDWLTWGAFSYPLAFLVSNLINRRFGPHAARRVAWCGFALAVLLSIWIATPRIAAASCTAFIAAQLLDIAVFDRLRRSRWWHAPIVATTCSATLDTAIFWSIGFAGSALPWLSWAAGDLAVKLGIGVFLLAPFRALLWRTAPPATLDASARRPRPKA
- the glnE gene encoding bifunctional [glutamate--ammonia ligase]-adenylyl-L-tyrosine phosphorylase/[glutamate--ammonia-ligase] adenylyltransferase, which gives rise to MSTPSSIVPDALQPLLERSLARLRQSMAAQPWPAAPAFAAQLRRALLASDFLLDTLCRQPALLAHLAQPDPPPLPVPQLDPAQSAAWPAQLRRYRAAASARLVWRDVLGLDDVDATLAGSTQLAETCLGVALQALEAEFATRHGVVRGADGSVQRLVVFGLGKLGGGELNFSSDVDLVYAYPQGGESDGARPLAAEEYFARLGQRLARLLDETTADGFSHRVDLRLRPFGSAGRVALSFAGMDHYFQREGRDWERYAWLKARAVAGDSAAGEDWLQTLRPFVYRRYLDFTALDGLREMKAAITAEVARHDRLDDIKRGPGGIREIEFLVQSLQLIRGGREPALRERRLLPALQALVTGGQVAAADGAALAQAYRFLRQVENRLQMLRDAQTHALPEAALDRARIALGLGYADWAQLYAALQVQRDRVAAEFAELLAPRVQAVAPDALTSYWRGLPHQAGAQVLAAAGFADAEGADQALRGFVQSLGVRTLSDAARARLDRVLPALLHAAARSPQADAALHRVLGLLQAILRRASYLALLDEQPSALARLVDVLARSAFLSERLLAHPLLLDELLDSRVAGSMPDRAAMQRLCDSAVAAAGDDAEAALRGLNEARQALSFRIALAALDRRQPAVHSARQLAELAEGVVLTVLRLARAELAAAHGEVPGGSFAIVGYGSLGGIELGIGSDLDLVFLYDHAAGVEASAGPRPLESGRWFARLAQKVIALLGAVTGGGRLYDIDVRLRPDGGKGALVSSLASYTEYQRERAWTWEHQALVRARGVAGDADLLQRFEQVRAQTLARPRDAAQLREEVRKMRARMRAELDRSDAARFDLKQGAGGLVDLEFLLQAGVLLGAAQHPELTAPRDTPALIDALAASGWLTADAAQGLHAAHATLVDAGLACTLDRRPRLTASTGAIERARAAITAAAQARGLAFGPGRSGL